Proteins from a genomic interval of Oncorhynchus clarkii lewisi isolate Uvic-CL-2024 chromosome 15, UVic_Ocla_1.0, whole genome shotgun sequence:
- the LOC139366664 gene encoding UDP-N-acetylglucosamine transferase subunit ALG14-like produces the protein MAVLLGLFTGLCFTVICVIVRLLIVIRSGSKCKPGEKGPVCVLIVAGSGGHTTEILRLMESLSQSYSPRHYIIADTDKMSEDKIRTFENSKKDTGSKGQFTIQRIPRSREVRQSWSSSVISTLNALLYAVPLVFRLRPDMVLCNGPGTCVPLCAAGLLLGLLGLKRVLLVYVESICRVESLSLSGKILYHISDYFFVQWSTLKDKYPKSIYLGRIV, from the exons ATGGCAGTGTTGTTAGGACTATTCACAGGACTTTGTTTTACAGTGATTTGTGTTATAGTGCGGCTTCTGATTGTGATTCGTTCTGGATCCAAATGTAAACCTGGAGAGAAAGGTCCCGTCTGCGTGCTTATCGTTGCTGGATCAG gggGACACACCACTGAGATCCTGCGACTGATGGAGAGTCTCTCTCAGTCCTACAGCCCAAGACACTATATAATCGCAGACACAGACAAGATGAGTGAAGACAAAATACGCACCTTTGAAAACTCAAAGAAAGACACTGGTTCAAAAGGCCAG TTTACCATCCAGAGGATCCCGCGAAGCCGTGAGGTGCGGCAATCCTGGAGTTCCTCTGTGATCTCCACTCTGAACGCCCTGCTCTACGCCGTTCCTCTGGTGTTCAGGCTCAGGCCAGACATG GTGCTGTGTAACGGCCCTGGGACCTGCGTCCCTCTGTGCGCGGCAGGACTTCTCCTGGGCCTCCTGGGATTGAAGAGAGTCCTGCTCGTCTACgttgagagcatctgcagagtGGAGAGCCTATCCCTGTCCGGGAAGATCCTCTATCACATCTCGGACTACTTCTTTGTGCAGTGGTCCACCTTGAAAGACAAATACCCCAAATCAATTTACCTCGGAAGGATAGTCTGA
- the LOC139366640 gene encoding UDP-N-acetylglucosamine transferase subunit ALG14-like — MYLSSVISTLNALLYAVPLVFRLRPDMVLCNGPGTCVPLCAAGLLLGLLGLKRVLLVYVESICRVESLSLSGKILYHISDYFFVQWSTLKDKYPKSIYLGRIV; from the exons ATGTACCT TTCCTCTGTGATCTCCACTCTGAACGCCCTGCTCTACGCCGTTCCTCTGGTGTTCAGGCTCAGGCCAGACATG GTGCTGTGTAACGGCCCTGGGACCTGCGTCCCTCTGTGCGCGGCAGGACTTCTCCTGGGCCTCCTGGGATTGAAGAGAGTCCTGCTCGTCTACgttgagagcatctgcagagtGGAGAGCCTATCCCTGTCCGGGAAGATCCTCTATCACATCTCGGACTACTTCTTTGTGCAGTGGTCCACCTTGAAAGACAAATACCCCAAATCAATTTACCTCGGAAGGATAGTCTGA